The nucleotide sequence CCGGACATTCGGTCATCATTTCCCACAAAGTGCGCGTAAACACTTTATCTTCCAGGGGAAGTACAAAAGTAAGCGCAATAACGTTGGCCGGATGCGAATGATAAATCACCCGGTATTTCCCCCTGGTTATTTCTTTCTTAATGCTATGATTTAACAAATGAGTAGGAAATTCGCTGGTTGGAGTTCCGCCTTGCTCAAGACCCCAAACAATACTGTAGTTCTCTCCTTTTTCATCAACATACACTATGGCAATATTATCCTCAGGACATAAACTGACATTACGCATAAATTTACCACTGCCGGTTACCAGAAAATATTCTCCTCCCAGATTAGGTACACTTACACCGATTGGAGCAAATTGACTAGCCGGGTTCAATTCAGCCTGAATGGAAACAGCCTCTTCCTGTTTTAGGCGATAACTAAAATTCCCGCCATTCCGTTCATGCCAGCCCTTTTTAAAACCATCTTCTGTAACTCTGATGAAACCCTTAACAAAATTCATATCTGCAATCTTCATGTTTGTTTATCCCCTTTTTGACAAGACCGTTTTTTCATAGTCGAGAACTGTTTTTAGCCAAGTCTCCCGCACCGGCACATTATGTGTCGCACAGAAGTAGTCCCAGATATCGCCAACCGGATATAATTTCAGTTCTTCCTGCAACGTCATCAATTCGGAAAATTTCCCGGCAGTTTGCAATTCAGCCAGTTTTTGATGAGGCTGTAACAAAGCATAGAGGAGAGACTTTTGCATATTTCTCATACCAACAACCCAGGCCGCTATACGATTTATACTTGCATCAAAAAAGTCCAGGCCAATAAATACTCTGTCCAGCGCGTCACAACGGACAAGCTCCTTGGCAATCTCCTTTGTTTCATCATCAAATAACACGACATGATCGCTATCCCATCGTACAGCCCTGGTTACATGCAGTGCCAACCGTTCATAAAACAAAAGCATCGAAGGTATTTTATCGGAAACCACTTCCGTCGGGTGATAGTGACCATTATCCAGCAAGCACAGCACATCATTTTTCGCAGCATAATTTAGATAAAATTCATGGGACCCAACAGTGTAAGACTCCAGACCAATCCCAAACACTTTCGACTCTACGCTGTCGGCAAGATAGCGTGAGTCCAGTTTTTCCGCAAAGATTTCATCTAACGATTCTTTTAGCCGCCGTCTCGGGCTCAAGCGGTCCGCCGGAATATCTTTATAACCGTCGGGAATCCAAATATTATTTAACGCAACACTGCTCAGTTCTTTCCCGAAATACTCCGCAATTCGCCGGGAAGCTTTGCAATGATCAATCCAAAACCGGCGAATTTCCTTATCCGGATGAGATAAGGTCAAACCCTCGGCAGCTTTAGGATGGGAAAACAATGTGGGATTAAAATCCAAGCCCAGACCTCTTTCTTTGGCAAACTGTACCCAGGCTGCAAAATGCTTTGGCTCCAGTTGATCGCGCTCTACTTTCTCATCGGTAATCGCATAGGAAGCATGCAAATTAATCTTATGAGTTCCCGGTACCAGGCTAAGGGCCTGATCAATATCGGCCATCAATTCTTCCGGATTTCTTGCCTTGCCGGGATAGTTCCCTGTAGCGGCAATCCCGCCGGATAATGCGGCAGCATTTTCAAAACCCGAAACATCATCACCCTGCCAACAGTGCATGGAAATTTTTACATTTTCCAGCTTTTTTAACGCCGCCTCCACGTCCACTCCCACATTCTTGTATAAATCCTTTGCTGCCTCAAACCTTGTCATTTAACCTTCACTCCCCACTTTTTTTATATCGAACGACCTCTTGATGATCTCCCTGGCTTCTTTCAGTTCAGCAAGGTCTTTCGCTTTCAGCATTTGTACCAGAATATTCCCCAACGCAGTTGCTTCTACCGGCCCGGCATAGACCTCTTTACCGGTATAATCGGCAGTAAGTTTATTTAAATATCCATCCTTGCTCCCCCCGCCCACAATGTGGATACGGGAATACTTTTTAGCGGTAATAGCCTCGATTTCAAGCACCGTA is from Propionispora vibrioides and encodes:
- a CDS encoding L-rhamnose isomerase, with the translated sequence MTRFEAAKDLYKNVGVDVEAALKKLENVKISMHCWQGDDVSGFENAAALSGGIAATGNYPGKARNPEELMADIDQALSLVPGTHKINLHASYAITDEKVERDQLEPKHFAAWVQFAKERGLGLDFNPTLFSHPKAAEGLTLSHPDKEIRRFWIDHCKASRRIAEYFGKELSSVALNNIWIPDGYKDIPADRLSPRRRLKESLDEIFAEKLDSRYLADSVESKVFGIGLESYTVGSHEFYLNYAAKNDVLCLLDNGHYHPTEVVSDKIPSMLLFYERLALHVTRAVRWDSDHVVLFDDETKEIAKELVRCDALDRVFIGLDFFDASINRIAAWVVGMRNMQKSLLYALLQPHQKLAELQTAGKFSELMTLQEELKLYPVGDIWDYFCATHNVPVRETWLKTVLDYEKTVLSKRG
- the rhaD gene encoding rhamnulose-1-phosphate aldolase — protein: MKIADMNFVKGFIRVTEDGFKKGWHERNGGNFSYRLKQEEAVSIQAELNPASQFAPIGVSVPNLGGEYFLVTGSGKFMRNVSLCPEDNIAIVYVDEKGENYSIVWGLEQGGTPTSEFPTHLLNHSIKKEITRGKYRVIYHSHPANVIALTFVLPLEDKVFTRTLWEMMTECPVIFPKGVGVVPWMVPGGRNIAIATGELMKTYDVAIWAHHGIFCAGEDFDSTFGLMDTVEKSAEICVKVLAMGGKRQTIPVQGFKDLAKDFKIDLKEEFLD